The following are encoded in a window of Variovorax paradoxus genomic DNA:
- a CDS encoding response regulator transcription factor, with amino-acid sequence MAIDRFEIRVVLADDHPGMLAGVKHELASVETITLVGEAANSTGLMALLETTPCDVLVSDYAMPAGDFGDGVPLFNLIKRRFPDTQIVVITMLDNPAVLHSLVSSGIRCVVSKSDAVAHLIPAIHAARTGGTYYSPTMDAVVRSIDWEVRSRNAAGVLSQRESEVVRLYASGLTINEIAEQLHRSKKTISTQKTKAMEKLGIERDVDLLRYAMENGLTATAAMTGAAAGEPQA; translated from the coding sequence ATGGCAATAGATCGCTTCGAAATCCGCGTCGTCCTGGCCGACGACCACCCCGGCATGCTGGCCGGGGTCAAGCACGAACTGGCGTCGGTCGAAACCATCACGCTGGTGGGCGAGGCGGCCAACTCGACCGGGCTCATGGCGCTGCTCGAGACCACGCCGTGCGACGTGCTGGTGTCCGACTACGCCATGCCCGCCGGCGACTTCGGCGACGGGGTGCCGCTGTTCAACCTGATCAAGCGCCGCTTTCCCGACACCCAGATCGTGGTGATCACCATGCTCGACAACCCGGCGGTGCTGCACTCGCTGGTGTCCAGCGGCATTCGCTGCGTCGTGAGCAAGTCCGATGCGGTGGCCCACCTGATTCCCGCCATCCACGCGGCCCGCACGGGCGGCACGTACTACTCCCCGACCATGGACGCCGTGGTGCGGTCCATCGACTGGGAGGTGCGCAGCCGCAACGCGGCGGGCGTGCTGAGCCAGCGCGAATCGGAGGTGGTGAGGTTGTATGCGTCGGGGCTGACGATCAACGAGATCGCCGAGCAGCTGCATCGCAGCAAGAAGACCATCAGCACGCAGAAAACCAAAGCGATGGAAAAGCTCGGTATCGAGCGCGATGTCGACCTGCTGCGCTATGCGATGGAAAACGGCCTGACGGCAACCGCCGCGATGACGGGTGCCGCGGCAGGCGAACCGCAGGCCTGA
- a CDS encoding fimbria/pilus outer membrane usher protein: MNSHFQPRSSRQDFLLSPVCAMVLLALSAWQVGAHADTAGTQVAQVEFETTFLAPGSSQGVDLSRFSKGNIVAPGKYSVDLLVNDGWIGRTDVTFKREHGAADGASAQPCLGKRELERAGVDLKKLPADVLERLADAGTCLPIGQIVPGASADFDFGDQRLKLSIPQVAMNRQARGYVSPEFWDKGVTAGFLDYSFNLYANHSRSLGQTQTQAYLGTRWGFNADVWRFRHDGALLWSSETGSRYQRTTTFVQRDLPSLSAQLTIGETHTSGELFDSTGFRGVRLATDDRMVPESLRGYAPTVRGTARSNAKVTIKQSGSVVYETTVAPGAFEINDLYATGYGGDLAVTVAEADGSEHTFLVPYAAVPMSLRVGANRFSVSAGVVRNNQLLGSPALVQATWQRGISNMLTAYGGVNLSQGYTALMLGGAFNTSFGAIGVDYTQSSTTLANLPRMGGGSARVSYSKDLPSTGGNIALAAYRYSTEGYMDLNTALRVRDVAERGQSIESVSRQRNRAQATYSQQLGDNWGQLQATVSATSYWNRPASDVGYTLGYNNRFKSVSYGVQVSRQRAADGKSSTMYSASLSIPLGKTNPVSVSANMSRDGAGRLAMQSTVSGSLGEASDLSYGASFTHGSGAGQERQTAASANLFYRTSVGDLSGTVGVGSSHTQASVGMRGGVVAHPGGITLAPSLSETFGIVEAPDAAGARLINAPGVKVNGSGYVVVPYLTPYSSNGVELDPKGMSTDVELQVTSQQVAPRAGAIVLLKYETKSGRTALFQVKQADGSALPFGATVLDEKQEPIGVVGQGSKFIARGLQDKGQLTVMAAEGGAAMCRISYEMPVREKGAKADGYERIEANCDEEGR; this comes from the coding sequence ATGAACAGCCACTTTCAGCCCCGATCTTCCCGCCAGGACTTCTTGCTCAGCCCCGTCTGCGCGATGGTGCTGCTTGCGCTGTCGGCCTGGCAGGTGGGCGCGCATGCGGACACGGCGGGCACCCAGGTCGCACAGGTCGAGTTCGAAACCACCTTCCTCGCACCGGGCAGCAGCCAGGGCGTCGACCTGAGCCGCTTCAGCAAGGGCAACATCGTGGCGCCCGGCAAGTACAGCGTCGACCTGCTCGTGAACGACGGCTGGATCGGCCGCACCGACGTGACCTTCAAGCGCGAACACGGCGCCGCCGACGGCGCCAGCGCGCAGCCCTGCCTGGGCAAGCGCGAGCTGGAGCGCGCGGGCGTCGACCTGAAGAAGCTTCCCGCCGACGTGCTCGAGCGGCTGGCCGATGCCGGCACCTGCCTGCCCATCGGGCAGATCGTTCCCGGCGCCAGCGCCGATTTCGACTTCGGCGACCAACGCCTCAAGCTGAGCATTCCGCAGGTGGCCATGAACCGCCAGGCGCGCGGCTATGTGAGCCCCGAGTTCTGGGACAAGGGCGTCACCGCCGGCTTTCTGGACTACAGCTTCAACCTCTACGCCAACCACTCGCGCAGCCTGGGGCAGACCCAGACGCAGGCCTACCTGGGCACGCGCTGGGGTTTCAACGCCGACGTCTGGCGCTTTCGCCACGACGGCGCGCTGCTGTGGAGCTCCGAGACCGGCAGCCGCTACCAGCGCACCACGACCTTCGTGCAGCGCGACCTGCCGTCGCTGTCGGCCCAGCTGACGATCGGCGAAACCCACACCTCGGGCGAGCTGTTCGACTCGACCGGCTTTCGCGGCGTGCGCCTGGCCACTGACGACCGCATGGTGCCGGAGTCGCTGCGCGGCTACGCGCCCACCGTGCGCGGCACCGCGCGCAGCAACGCGAAGGTCACCATCAAGCAAAGCGGCTCCGTCGTCTACGAGACCACCGTGGCCCCGGGCGCCTTCGAGATCAACGACCTGTACGCCACCGGCTACGGCGGTGACCTGGCGGTGACCGTCGCCGAGGCGGACGGCAGCGAGCACACCTTCCTCGTGCCGTACGCGGCCGTGCCGATGTCGCTGCGCGTGGGCGCCAACCGCTTCAGCGTGTCGGCCGGCGTGGTGCGCAACAACCAGCTGCTGGGCAGCCCCGCCCTCGTGCAGGCCACCTGGCAGCGCGGCATTTCCAACATGCTCACCGCCTACGGCGGCGTGAACCTGTCGCAGGGCTACACCGCGCTGATGCTCGGCGGCGCCTTCAACACCTCGTTCGGCGCCATCGGCGTGGACTACACGCAGTCGTCGACCACGCTGGCCAACCTGCCGCGCATGGGCGGCGGCAGCGCGCGCGTCAGCTACTCGAAAGACCTGCCCAGCACCGGCGGCAACATCGCGCTGGCCGCGTACCGCTACTCGACCGAGGGCTACATGGACCTGAACACCGCGCTGCGCGTGCGCGACGTGGCTGAGCGCGGCCAGTCCATCGAGTCGGTGAGCCGCCAGCGCAACCGCGCGCAGGCCACCTACAGCCAGCAGCTGGGTGACAACTGGGGCCAGCTGCAGGCGACCGTGTCGGCCACCAGCTACTGGAACCGCCCGGCCTCCGATGTCGGCTACACGCTGGGCTACAACAACCGCTTCAAGAGCGTGAGCTACGGCGTGCAGGTGTCACGCCAGCGCGCGGCCGACGGCAAGTCGAGCACCATGTACAGCGCCAGCCTGTCGATTCCGCTGGGCAAGACGAACCCGGTGTCGGTCAGCGCCAACATGTCGCGCGACGGCGCGGGCCGCCTCGCCATGCAGTCGACGGTGTCGGGCTCGCTGGGCGAAGCCAGCGACCTGTCGTACGGCGCCAGCTTCACCCACGGCTCCGGCGCGGGGCAAGAGCGCCAGACGGCCGCCAGCGCCAACCTGTTCTACCGCACCTCGGTCGGCGACCTGTCGGGCACGGTGGGCGTGGGCTCGAGTCATACGCAGGCCTCCGTCGGCATGCGCGGCGGCGTGGTGGCGCACCCGGGCGGCATCACGCTGGCGCCTTCGCTGTCGGAAACCTTCGGCATCGTCGAAGCCCCGGACGCCGCAGGCGCACGCCTCATCAACGCACCCGGCGTGAAGGTCAACGGCAGCGGCTATGTCGTCGTGCCGTACCTCACGCCCTACAGCAGCAACGGCGTCGAGCTCGACCCCAAGGGCATGTCGACCGACGTCGAACTGCAGGTGACGAGCCAGCAGGTGGCGCCGCGCGCCGGCGCCATCGTGCTGCTGAAGTACGAGACCAAGTCGGGCCGCACGGCGCTGTTCCAGGTGAAGCAGGCGGACGGTTCCGCGCTGCCCTTCGGCGCGACGGTGCTCGATGAAAAGCAGGAGCCGATCGGCGTGGTGGGCCAGGGCAGCAAGTTCATTGCGCGCGGGCTGCAGGACAAGGGGCAACTGACCGTGATGGCGGCCGAGGGCGGTGCGGCGATGTGCCGGATCAGCTACGAGATGCCGGTGCGGGAGAAGGGCGCGAAGGCAGATGGGTATGAGCGGATCGAGGCGAATTGCGATGAAGAGGGGCGTTGA
- a CDS encoding helix-turn-helix domain-containing protein — MKMIGHRLSRERSRLGLSAAAFAVLGGVDAAVQDSFEQGKHHPDAAYLATMAVIGIDVLYVVTGIPTCTEDLSVSRDEVVLLRAYRTSDEAGKKAAHAALQAIAQAFPGDMVVQVTRTQPATTLAASTAHV; from the coding sequence ATGAAGATGATCGGACACCGGCTCTCCCGCGAGCGTTCGCGGCTGGGCCTGAGCGCGGCGGCATTTGCCGTGCTGGGTGGCGTGGACGCCGCCGTGCAGGATTCGTTCGAACAGGGAAAGCATCACCCCGACGCCGCCTACCTGGCCACCATGGCCGTCATCGGCATCGACGTGCTCTACGTCGTGACCGGCATACCCACGTGCACCGAAGACCTGTCGGTGAGTCGCGACGAGGTGGTCTTGTTGCGCGCCTACCGCACCTCGGACGAGGCGGGGAAGAAGGCGGCCCACGCGGCGCTCCAGGCCATCGCCCAGGCGTTTCCGGGCGACATGGTCGTGCAGGTCACGCGCACCCAGCCTGCCACCACGCTCGCAGCGTCAACCGCGCACGTCTGA
- a CDS encoding response regulator transcription factor has translation MKPLNLRVLIADDHPAVRIGIESTLRESNAVTVVGAARDSTEMMEMLKQHDCQILVSDYAMPGGLHGDGITLFALVRQRYPLLKIVVMTMLDNPGIIHSLLDIGVPCILNKADSVSHLLPAVHAAYASGRYLSPSMAEIAARTAPHRPDTHAHAALSKRELEVVRMFVSGLTVTEIATLLHRSKKTISTQKGSAMTKLGILRDMDLVRYGMEMGLTSTSAAPVPPGLPVVF, from the coding sequence ATGAAACCACTCAACCTCCGCGTCCTGATCGCGGACGATCATCCCGCCGTTCGCATCGGCATCGAAAGCACGCTGCGCGAAAGCAATGCGGTCACCGTCGTGGGCGCCGCGCGCGACTCCACCGAGATGATGGAAATGCTCAAGCAGCACGACTGCCAGATCCTGGTGTCCGACTACGCCATGCCGGGCGGCCTGCATGGCGACGGCATCACGCTGTTCGCGCTCGTGCGCCAGCGCTACCCGCTGCTGAAGATCGTGGTGATGACCATGCTGGACAACCCCGGCATCATCCATTCGCTGCTGGACATCGGCGTGCCCTGCATCCTGAACAAGGCCGACTCGGTGAGCCACCTGCTGCCGGCCGTGCATGCGGCCTACGCGAGCGGGCGGTACCTCTCGCCGAGCATGGCCGAGATTGCCGCGCGCACCGCGCCGCACCGCCCCGACACACACGCCCATGCCGCGCTGTCCAAGCGCGAGCTGGAGGTGGTGCGCATGTTCGTGTCCGGGCTGACCGTGACCGAAATCGCCACGCTGCTCCACCGAAGCAAGAAGACCATCAGCACGCAGAAGGGCTCGGCCATGACCAAGCTGGGCATCCTGCGCGACATGGACCTCGTGCGTTACGGCATGGAGATGGGGCTCACGAGCACCTCGGCCGCGCCGGTGCCGCCGGGCCTGCCGGTCGTTTTCTGA
- a CDS encoding fimbrial protein: MKFLCSRAQPRSWIACAAQWVRGVWVVALLSMGVTSSLAQNSDGLLRATDVLAFGGGIVTLPSLVPNGAIVARYYVTPQQLCGVPKCSVWRADVFLKNGFLASEGTALTETNVSGISARLLVNGMPQGGGSSGNMNILLMETSSAMEVQLIRDGRALKSGPFVGVTSNTTTAWRFYPLGKSDGFPGNELRILLKGSSVSVISGTCSASNQTLTLAPAVVPQFKGPGTTSGKRAFNIQLENCPAGFNRVGHLLTAVGGQVPGIPGALKPVAGSTASGVAIKLTDAGDAPAQFGTSLPVTSYNKATGGSATVPMNVSYVQTEATVLPGTVKGAVQVLLDYQ; this comes from the coding sequence ATGAAATTTCTATGTTCAAGAGCGCAGCCCAGGTCATGGATTGCATGTGCCGCTCAATGGGTGCGCGGCGTGTGGGTTGTTGCGCTGCTGTCGATGGGGGTGACTTCGTCGCTGGCGCAAAACAGCGATGGTCTGCTGCGGGCAACGGATGTGCTCGCCTTCGGAGGGGGAATCGTCACATTGCCGAGCCTCGTTCCGAACGGCGCCATTGTGGCGCGCTACTACGTCACGCCCCAGCAGCTATGTGGTGTGCCAAAGTGCTCGGTCTGGCGCGCAGATGTCTTTCTGAAAAACGGCTTCCTTGCATCAGAAGGTACGGCATTGACAGAAACCAATGTGTCTGGAATTTCTGCGCGACTCCTGGTCAATGGGATGCCGCAAGGCGGTGGCAGCAGTGGAAATATGAACATTCTTTTGATGGAGACATCCTCCGCAATGGAAGTGCAATTGATCAGGGACGGACGAGCTTTGAAAAGTGGCCCCTTCGTGGGAGTTACCAGTAACACAACGACAGCGTGGCGGTTTTACCCACTCGGCAAGTCCGATGGATTTCCCGGAAACGAGCTAAGAATTCTTTTGAAGGGTAGTTCGGTTTCGGTTATTTCCGGCACGTGCAGCGCGTCCAACCAGACCCTCACCCTGGCGCCAGCGGTTGTCCCCCAGTTCAAAGGGCCAGGCACTACGTCTGGAAAACGTGCGTTCAATATCCAGCTGGAAAACTGTCCCGCGGGTTTCAATCGCGTCGGCCATCTGCTGACGGCTGTGGGCGGTCAAGTGCCGGGTATTCCTGGCGCGCTGAAGCCCGTCGCGGGCTCGACAGCCAGCGGTGTGGCGATCAAGCTCACCGACGCCGGCGATGCACCTGCCCAATTCGGCACCTCCCTGCCCGTGACCTCGTACAACAAGGCGACCGGCGGCTCGGCCACGGTGCCGATGAACGTGTCATACGTTCAGACCGAAGCCACCGTATTGCCCGGCACGGTCAAGGGCGCGGTGCAAGTGTTGCTCGACTACCAGTGA